In Acidisarcina polymorpha, the DNA window CTCATATCCGACGCCAAGAAAGGAATCTCGGACTCTCCTCTGGATCAGACCGTAGAGTGGCTATTGGCCGGTACACCTTGGATCGTGAGACGGCGATCTTATTAGCCGAAGAGAGGCCGATCGCTCTATCGCTTCGCGAGTGCAGGCTCCTGGAGAAACTTGCGACGAACCCCCTCCGGGTGTTCCCCCAGAAGGAACTTCTCGATGACGTATGGGGAAATGAGCTTCGACGCTCTCCAGACGCGCTTAACGCGTGTATTAAACGTCTCCGTATAAAAATGGAGAAGAATGGCCTTGCCGATCCCATCGAAAGCGTTAGGGGGAGAGGCTGCAAGCTCTCGGCTTCCGTAGTCCGCAGAATCACCAAGCCTGATGCATGATTCTGTGTTTCCAAGCAACGGTTTCGCCTGCCATGATCCGTTCCTCCGCACCGGGCATTCTCAAGCAACCGGAATGACGTGTGG includes these proteins:
- a CDS encoding response regulator transcription factor, with protein sequence MLLVDNDEIVAPALQRSLGKFGFHVTIAESACALHDLIEREQFDVILVEFDLMPKGNMSRPSVSSSEPTTCSGTGLVRELRAAGVMTPIIIYSFLEGEPYETASLDAGADDFILKSNPLSVVLSRLHAHIRRQERNLGLSSGSDRRVAIGRYTLDRETAILLAEERPIALSLRECRLLEKLATNPLRVFPQKELLDDVWGNELRRSPDALNACIKRLRIKMEKNGLADPIESVRGRGCKLSASVVRRITKPDA